A stretch of DNA from Catenulispora acidiphila DSM 44928:
CCCGGCCCGGCAAGGTGGTGTGCATCGGGCTGAACTACCGGGACCACGCCGAGGAGACCGGCGCCGCGATCCCGCCGCGTCCGGTGGTGTTCATGAAGGACCCTTATACAGTCGTCGGCCCGAACGACGACATCCTCATCCCGCGCGCGTCGGTGAAGACCGACTGGGAGGTGGAGCTGGCCGTCGTCATCGGCGCGCGGGCCCGCTACCTGGAATCGCATGAGGCGGCGCTCGACGTCATCGGCGGCTTCGCGGTCAGCAACGACGTCTCCGAGCGCGAGTTCCAGCTCGAGCGCTCGGGGCAGTGGGACCTCGGCAAGTCCTGCGAGTCGTTCAACCCGCTGGGTCCCTGGCTGGTGACCGCCGACGAGGTCGGCGACTTCCAGAAGCTCGGGCTGCGCCTGGCGGTCAACGGCGAGCAGCGGCAGAACGGCAACACCGAGAACATGATCTTCGGGGTCGCCGAGGTCGTTCACTACCTGTCGCAGCACATGGTGTTGGAGCCGGGAGACGTCATCAACACCGGGACGCCCGCCGGCGTCGCGCTCGGGATGCCCGATCATCCCTACCTGCGCGCCGGCGACGTGGTCGAGCTGGAGATCGACGGGCTGGGCTCGCAGCGCTCGAATCTGGTCCAGGCATGAGCCGGATCGTCGGTTTCGAGACCTTCGACGTCCGGTTCCCGACCTCGCGCGAGCTCGACGGCTCGGACGCGATGAACCCGGATCCCGACTACTCCGCGGCGTACCTGATCCTGCGCACCGACGCCGAGGACGGCTTGAGCGGCCACGGCTTCACCTTCACCATCGGCCGCGGGAACGACGTCCAGGTGGCGGCGATCGAGGCGCTGCGCGAGCACGTCCTCGGCCGGGACGTCGAGGAGGTCTGCGCCGACCCGGGCATCGTCAACAGGGCCCTGATAGGCGACAGCCAACTGCGCTGGCTCGGGCCCGAAAAGGGCGTCATGCACATGGCGATAGGCGCCGTCGTCAACGCGATCTGGGACCTGGCGGCCAAACGCGCCGGGGTCCCGCTGTGGAAACTGCTGGCCGACGCCGATCCGCGCTGGCTGGTCTCGCAGGTCGATTTCCGATACCTCACCGACGCTTTGACCCCCGAGGAAGCGCTGGAGATGCTGCGGCGCGGCAAGGACGGAGCGGCCGCGCGGGAGACCTCGCTGCGTGCCGAGGGGTATCCGGCGTACACGACCTCGCCGGGCTGGCTCGGCTACTCCGACGAGAAGCTGACCCGGCTGGCGCACGAGGCGGTCGCGGCCGGCTTCACCCAGATCAAGCTGAAGGTCGGCGCGGACCTGGCCGACGACGTGCGCCGCTGTCGGGCCGCGCGCGCCGCGGTCGGTCCGGACGTGCGGATGGCGATCGACGCCAACCAGCGCTGGAACGTCGGCGAGGCGATCGAGTGGGTCAAGGCGCTGGCCGAGTTCGACGTGTACTGGATCGAGGAGCCGACCTCGCCGGACGACGTGCTCGGGCACGCCGCGATCCGCGGCGCGGTGGCGCCGGTGAAGGTGGCGACCGGGGAGCACGTGCAGAACCGGATCATCTTCAAGCAGCTGCTGCAGGCCGAGGCGATCGACTTCGTGCAGCTGGACGCCGCGCGGGTCGGCGGGGTGAACGAGAACCTGGCGATCCTGTTGCTGGCGGCCAAGTTCGGCGTCCCGGTGTGTCCGCACGCCGGCGGGGTCGGGCTGTGCGAGCTGGTGCAGCACCTGTCGATGTTCGACTTCGTGGCGCTGTCCGGCTCGCGGACGGACCGGGTCGTGGAGTACGTGGACCACTTGCACGAGCACTTCGTGACGCCGACCGTGGTCACCGGCGGGGCGTATCAGACCCCGACGACGCCGGGCTTCTCCGCGGAGATGTTCCCGGCGACCCTGGAAGCGTATTCGTTCCCTGACGGATCGTTCTGGCGCGCGGACCGAGGAGAGGTGTGAAGTGCAGGACTTGCGGGACTTCGAAGGGCTGAAGGCGGTCGTCACCGGCGGCGGCTCCGGCATCGGCGCGGCGACCGCGCGGCTGCTGGCCAACCGCGGCGCGGCGGTGGCGGTGCTGGACCTGGACCCGGCGGCGGCGGTCTCGGCCGGACTGCACGGCTTCAAGGCGGACGTCTCCGACGACGCCTCGGTGCGTGCGGCGGTCGCCTCGGCGCTGGACGCGCTCGGCGGTCTGGACGTGCTGGTCAACAACGCCGGCATCGGCGCGGCCGGCACGGTCGAGGACAACCCCGACGAGCAGTGGCTGCGGGTCTACGACGTGAACGTCGTCGGCATGGTGCGCGTGACCCGCGCGGCGCTGCCGGCGCTGCGCGCGTCACAGCACGCCGCGATCGTGAACACCTGCTCGATCGCGGCGACCGCCGGGCTGC
This window harbors:
- a CDS encoding fumarylacetoacetate hydrolase family protein, translating into MRLLRLGEPGRERPVLLAADGRHFDLTGVIGDLDRAFWVNQGAESVRAAAEAGTLPEIPAEDVAAARVGAAVARPGKVVCIGLNYRDHAEETGAAIPPRPVVFMKDPYTVVGPNDDILIPRASVKTDWEVELAVVIGARARYLESHEAALDVIGGFAVSNDVSEREFQLERSGQWDLGKSCESFNPLGPWLVTADEVGDFQKLGLRLAVNGEQRQNGNTENMIFGVAEVVHYLSQHMVLEPGDVINTGTPAGVALGMPDHPYLRAGDVVELEIDGLGSQRSNLVQA
- a CDS encoding L-fuconate dehydratase, producing the protein MSRIVGFETFDVRFPTSRELDGSDAMNPDPDYSAAYLILRTDAEDGLSGHGFTFTIGRGNDVQVAAIEALREHVLGRDVEEVCADPGIVNRALIGDSQLRWLGPEKGVMHMAIGAVVNAIWDLAAKRAGVPLWKLLADADPRWLVSQVDFRYLTDALTPEEALEMLRRGKDGAAARETSLRAEGYPAYTTSPGWLGYSDEKLTRLAHEAVAAGFTQIKLKVGADLADDVRRCRAARAAVGPDVRMAIDANQRWNVGEAIEWVKALAEFDVYWIEEPTSPDDVLGHAAIRGAVAPVKVATGEHVQNRIIFKQLLQAEAIDFVQLDAARVGGVNENLAILLLAAKFGVPVCPHAGGVGLCELVQHLSMFDFVALSGSRTDRVVEYVDHLHEHFVTPTVVTGGAYQTPTTPGFSAEMFPATLEAYSFPDGSFWRADRGEV
- a CDS encoding SDR family NAD(P)-dependent oxidoreductase, with amino-acid sequence MRDFEGLKAVVTGGGSGIGAATARLLANRGAAVAVLDLDPAAAVSAGLHGFKADVSDDASVRAAVASALDALGGLDVLVNNAGIGAAGTVEDNPDEQWLRVYDVNVVGMVRVTRAALPALRASQHAAIVNTCSIAATAGLPQRALYSATKGAVLSLTLAMAADHVREGVRVNCVNPGTADTPWVGRLLDAADDPAAERAALEARQPMGRLVSADEVAAAIAYLASPTAASVTGTALAVDGGMAGLRLRPVGQ